One genomic region from Balneola sp. encodes:
- the bioB gene encoding biotin synthase BioB yields MAVLRNDWTKEEISDIYNTPLMELIYRAQTVHREHHETGEVQVCTLLSIKTGGCSEDCAYCPQSARYDTDVNAQKMMPKEMILASAERAKEAGSTRFCMGAAWRSARKTKDFDKVLDVVSDIADMGLEVCATLGMLDDDQAKKLKEAGLYAYNHNLDSSEDFYKKIITTRSYDDRLDTIKKVQDNDISVCSGGIIGMGETHEDRMGLLYTLSNLDKHPESVPVNALIAVEGTPMENQPKVPSWEMARMIATARILMPESMVRLSAGRVRMNFEEQALCFMAGANSIFTGEKLLTTDNNELEEDMHMFELFGLKPRPAYKNAKPEHVPEAIA; encoded by the coding sequence ATGGCTGTATTACGTAACGACTGGACCAAAGAAGAAATCTCTGACATCTATAACACTCCCCTTATGGAGCTCATATATAGAGCCCAAACTGTTCACAGGGAGCATCATGAAACCGGAGAAGTCCAGGTGTGTACGTTACTCTCTATTAAAACAGGTGGTTGCTCTGAGGATTGCGCCTACTGCCCTCAGTCTGCCCGGTACGACACAGATGTGAACGCCCAAAAGATGATGCCTAAAGAAATGATTCTCGCATCAGCTGAACGAGCTAAAGAAGCGGGAAGCACTCGATTTTGCATGGGAGCAGCCTGGAGAAGCGCTCGTAAAACAAAAGACTTTGATAAGGTATTGGATGTTGTTTCTGATATCGCAGACATGGGTCTTGAAGTTTGCGCCACACTCGGTATGCTTGATGATGACCAAGCTAAAAAACTAAAAGAAGCTGGTCTGTACGCCTACAACCACAACCTTGATAGCAGCGAAGATTTCTACAAAAAGATAATTACCACCCGCTCCTACGACGATCGCCTGGACACTATTAAAAAAGTACAGGATAATGACATCTCGGTTTGCTCGGGTGGAATTATTGGTATGGGTGAAACCCATGAAGACCGAATGGGACTTCTCTACACCCTCTCAAATTTAGACAAGCATCCTGAGTCTGTTCCTGTAAATGCCCTAATCGCTGTGGAAGGAACGCCAATGGAAAATCAACCGAAAGTACCTTCCTGGGAAATGGCTCGAATGATTGCCACCGCCCGAATTCTGATGCCGGAATCTATGGTTCGTCTTTCAGCAGGACGCGTACGAATGAACTTCGAAGAACAAGCGCTTTGCTTTATGGCCGGAGCGAATTCCATCTTCACAGGAGAAAAACTTCTCACTACCGACAACAACGAGCTCGAAGAGGACATGCACATGTTTGAGCTGTTTGGATTGAAGCCCCGCCCAGCTTACAAAAATGCGAAGCCTGAGCATGTGCCAGAGGCAATTGCCTGA
- a CDS encoding HPr kinase/phosphorylase: protein MPFNPQDPIPRKDHISVSYLVSRLRERVHINIDACVSDNCAGDRYVVEADLHRPGLALAGYINLFTYQRIQIIGNTETQFLGNMGTDKQLESFRNITQFEIPVIFLTDGNQLPEHLLNAAKEAGIPVYSTPYETTRFMYLLRDFLEDQFAVQTMVHGSMMDVYGIGILVAGKSGIGKSEVALDLVERGHRLVADDVVMLTKKNNVLMSSATEMSKHFMEIRGLGIVDVMSMFGIRAIRYQKRLEVVLELTLWDETREVERTGLDHDSVNVLGLDIPLIHLPITPGKNITVIAEVIAMNYLLKHYGYDPAKAFQERIKSSIGEKTKGRDMSPKRAIEYFEGDIE from the coding sequence ATGCCTTTTAATCCACAAGACCCAATCCCGCGCAAAGATCATATTTCTGTTTCCTATTTAGTAAGCAGATTGCGTGAACGCGTTCACATCAACATTGATGCATGTGTTTCAGATAACTGCGCTGGCGACCGTTATGTCGTTGAGGCGGATTTACACCGTCCGGGATTGGCCCTTGCGGGTTATATCAACTTATTTACTTATCAACGCATCCAGATTATTGGAAATACAGAAACCCAGTTTTTGGGGAATATGGGTACTGATAAACAACTGGAGTCTTTTCGGAATATCACCCAGTTCGAAATACCGGTGATTTTTTTAACAGATGGAAACCAACTCCCGGAGCACTTGCTAAATGCTGCTAAGGAAGCCGGGATTCCCGTCTATTCCACCCCATATGAAACCACCCGGTTTATGTACCTCCTTCGTGATTTTTTGGAGGATCAGTTTGCCGTTCAAACCATGGTGCATGGTTCAATGATGGATGTCTATGGAATTGGAATTTTGGTTGCTGGAAAATCAGGTATCGGCAAGAGTGAAGTTGCTCTCGACCTTGTTGAACGTGGTCATCGTTTAGTAGCTGATGATGTAGTTATGCTTACCAAAAAGAATAATGTACTGATGTCATCTGCCACCGAAATGAGTAAACACTTCATGGAGATACGCGGCCTTGGCATAGTAGACGTAATGTCTATGTTTGGAATCCGTGCCATTCGCTATCAAAAGAGACTGGAAGTTGTCTTGGAGCTTACGCTTTGGGATGAGACTCGGGAGGTCGAACGCACAGGACTGGATCATGATTCAGTAAATGTGCTTGGCTTAGACATTCCTCTTATCCACTTACCTATTACTCCTGGAAAAAATATTACTGTAATTGCAGAGGTTATTGCCATGAATTATTTATTGAAACATTATGGCTATGATCCCGCAAAAGCATTCCAAGAACGTATTAAATCAAGCATTGGCGAAAAGACAAAAGGAAGGGATATGTCTCCCAAGCGCGCCATCGAATATTTTGAAGGGGACATTGAATAA
- a CDS encoding tyrosine recombinase XerC, with product MKALISKYLKYLRVERNASEHTIISYENDLSSFLDFTAKVNEQKPEQVDISLITRLSIRLWLGDLSEQGLAKTSIARKVAALRSFFKYCFKRGHIDKNPAHLLVVPKKEQTLPKTATVEDITRMMEAVDTETVRGLQDRAILELFYATGMRLSELTGLNLTDIDLNQNQVTVHGKGNKQRIIPLGKTVVTILKEFRTKRTELYGQRTDSDARKALFIAASGQRMYDRAVRYMVEDYLKKTSEVTQKSPHVLRHSFATHMLDNGADIRIIKEFLGHANLAATQVYTHTSMERLKNVYEQAHPRAKT from the coding sequence ATGAAAGCATTGATCAGCAAATACCTGAAATACCTTAGAGTAGAACGAAATGCTTCAGAACATACTATCATTTCTTATGAAAATGACCTCTCCTCTTTTCTTGATTTCACGGCTAAAGTAAACGAGCAAAAGCCAGAACAGGTTGATATATCTCTTATCACAAGATTAAGTATAAGGCTTTGGCTGGGCGACTTATCCGAACAAGGTCTTGCTAAAACATCTATCGCACGAAAGGTTGCCGCACTGCGTTCTTTCTTTAAGTACTGTTTTAAGCGTGGACATATTGATAAAAATCCGGCTCACCTTTTGGTGGTACCCAAAAAGGAACAGACCTTACCTAAAACGGCCACGGTTGAAGATATCACCAGAATGATGGAAGCCGTGGACACAGAAACGGTTAGAGGATTACAGGATCGAGCCATCCTTGAATTATTTTATGCAACCGGGATGCGTCTCAGCGAACTAACCGGGTTGAACTTGACCGACATCGACCTTAACCAAAATCAGGTTACGGTTCACGGGAAAGGAAATAAACAACGGATTATTCCACTGGGCAAAACAGTGGTAACTATTTTGAAAGAGTTCAGAACAAAAAGAACAGAGTTGTACGGACAACGTACGGACAGTGATGCCAGAAAAGCTTTGTTTATTGCAGCAAGCGGTCAGCGCATGTATGATCGAGCTGTCCGCTATATGGTTGAAGATTATCTAAAAAAAACGAGTGAGGTCACACAAAAAAGTCCTCACGTATTGCGCCATAGTTTTGCGACACATATGTTAGACAATGGTGCAGACATACGAATCATTAAAGAATTTTTGGGCCACGCTAACCTTGCTGCAACGCAAGTGTATACACACACCAGTATGGAAAGACTGAAGAATGTATATGAGCAGGCTCACCCAAGAGCGAAAACGTAA
- a CDS encoding rRNA methyltransferase, which translates to MDPKTQNKLTEHLRKFATESRWEKIEEIVQLRTRHISVVVEDIYQSHNASAVLRSCDGFGIQDVHIIENQNQFDASNQVTIGADQWLTQFRYNEPNTDNTEACFKSLKAKGYKVIATSPHENDLNLNDLPIDNKMALVFGTELDGISDRAKELADGFVKIPMAGFSESFNISVSAAICLYNLTRRLRDSEVNWRLSEAEMAKLKYLWIKQSIKAGEQLEKAFLKENK; encoded by the coding sequence ATGGATCCAAAAACTCAAAATAAGCTGACAGAACATTTACGGAAATTTGCGACAGAGTCTCGTTGGGAGAAAATCGAGGAGATTGTGCAGTTGCGAACACGCCATATTTCGGTAGTAGTAGAGGATATCTATCAGTCACATAATGCCAGTGCGGTACTACGCAGTTGTGATGGTTTTGGAATTCAGGATGTACACATCATAGAGAATCAGAATCAATTTGACGCATCAAATCAGGTAACCATTGGGGCCGATCAGTGGTTAACGCAGTTTAGATATAACGAGCCGAATACGGACAACACTGAAGCCTGTTTTAAATCATTAAAGGCAAAGGGATATAAAGTCATTGCAACCTCTCCTCATGAAAATGATTTAAACCTGAATGATTTGCCTATTGATAATAAAATGGCTCTGGTTTTTGGGACGGAATTGGACGGAATTAGTGACAGAGCTAAAGAACTAGCCGATGGATTTGTTAAAATCCCCATGGCTGGTTTCAGCGAAAGTTTCAATATTTCGGTCAGTGCCGCTATATGCCTTTATAATCTGACACGAAGGCTTAGAGACTCGGAAGTGAATTGGCGTCTGTCAGAAGCTGAAATGGCTAAGCTGAAGTACCTCTGGATAAAACAGTCCATTAAAGCAGGGGAGCAGCTCGAAAAAGCATTTCTTAAAGAGAATAAATGA
- the lnt gene encoding apolipoprotein N-acyltransferase — MKEWLENKWVLSISAGILLGLSFPPVNLSFLTFPAFILLFHLSQKCDSYKQLAYYSYAGFVVWNLIGTYWLMMASLGAGIAAILANSVLMTIPLCLGKFFSQKSKSPLLIALLQASAWVGYEFLHHQWDLSWTWLSIGNAWSNMIGVIQYISFTGHIGITFWVVLSSAFAYQVLRYNQPKIRYVALAVFLIFPVWSFLLFEDANDESQSNLTEVAIIQPNHDSYESYGGMSGLPEVMDSLFALTSRTITPTTDLIIWPENAIDGYIFLDSPTSDRIADSAKAWDMNFLVGTGLFKTYPKDTDVLYRGLYQGAPFNIFNATMYVDADGNISAYEKANLVPIVERVPFLPTLTTLDVFGWVNWGEIAGFGKGNSVDMIDTESFRTGGLVCYDSVYPSWIREFVQQDATFLTIITNDGWWGNTSGHYQHFSYARLRAIEFDRWVARSANNGISGIIAPNGTIKHKTDYWVRTGFTGTIQNLHTQTFYTRFGNWLPLLCLSITVIGFGFFRFRKQEN, encoded by the coding sequence ATGAAGGAATGGCTTGAAAATAAGTGGGTGCTGTCTATCTCAGCGGGAATTTTACTGGGATTGAGCTTCCCTCCCGTCAATCTCTCTTTTTTAACTTTTCCGGCTTTTATCCTGCTGTTTCATCTTTCCCAAAAATGTGACTCTTACAAACAACTGGCCTACTACAGTTATGCCGGATTTGTAGTTTGGAACTTGATTGGCACCTACTGGTTGATGATGGCAAGCCTTGGCGCCGGTATTGCCGCAATTCTCGCGAATAGTGTGTTAATGACGATCCCACTATGCCTTGGCAAGTTCTTTTCCCAGAAGAGTAAATCTCCGCTCTTAATAGCACTGTTACAGGCTTCCGCATGGGTAGGCTATGAGTTTCTCCACCACCAGTGGGATTTATCGTGGACCTGGCTTTCTATCGGTAATGCCTGGTCAAATATGATTGGGGTTATTCAGTACATTTCGTTTACAGGGCATATTGGTATAACCTTTTGGGTAGTCCTCAGTTCTGCGTTTGCTTATCAGGTTCTGAGATATAATCAACCAAAAATACGCTATGTAGCCTTGGCGGTATTTCTCATTTTTCCCGTTTGGTCATTCTTACTTTTTGAAGACGCCAATGATGAAAGTCAATCTAATCTTACCGAAGTTGCCATTATTCAACCTAATCATGATTCTTATGAGTCCTACGGTGGAATGAGCGGGTTACCGGAAGTGATGGATAGCCTTTTCGCGTTAACATCAAGAACCATCACCCCAACAACCGATTTAATTATTTGGCCAGAAAACGCCATCGACGGATATATCTTTTTAGATTCCCCAACTTCAGATAGAATTGCTGATTCTGCTAAGGCCTGGGATATGAATTTCCTGGTTGGAACCGGGCTCTTCAAAACATACCCTAAAGATACTGATGTGCTCTACAGGGGACTTTACCAAGGCGCTCCATTCAACATCTTCAATGCCACCATGTATGTTGATGCTGATGGAAATATCTCAGCTTACGAAAAAGCGAATCTGGTGCCTATAGTTGAACGTGTACCTTTTCTGCCTACACTCACAACCTTAGATGTTTTTGGTTGGGTAAACTGGGGTGAAATTGCGGGTTTCGGAAAAGGAAACTCCGTAGATATGATTGACACCGAGAGCTTCAGAACTGGCGGCCTTGTTTGCTATGATTCCGTGTACCCCTCCTGGATTCGTGAGTTTGTACAACAGGATGCCACATTCTTAACGATTATTACTAACGACGGCTGGTGGGGCAACACAAGCGGACATTATCAACACTTTTCCTATGCTCGGCTCCGTGCTATTGAGTTTGACCGCTGGGTTGCACGAAGCGCCAATAATGGAATTTCAGGGATTATTGCTCCTAATGGCACTATCAAACATAAAACCGATTACTGGGTACGTACCGGATTTACCGGAACCATTCAAAACCTGCATACCCAGACTTTTTATACACGATTTGGGAATTGGCTTCCCCTTCTTTGCCTCTCAATTACAGTTATTGGGTTTGGCTTCTTCCGATTCCGCAAACAAGAAAATTAA
- the rsmI gene encoding 16S rRNA (cytidine(1402)-2'-O)-methyltransferase, whose amino-acid sequence MSTLFIVATPIGNLQDLSPRAVEVLQSVDYIACEDTRTSGHLLQRFQIDKPTFSFHQHNEHRKVGHLMNILDANQDVALISDAGMPGISDPGFLAVRAAQNGNHTVSVIPGPDAATTAVVASGLPCDRYIFEGFLPHKKGRQKRLGQLSEEELTIIIYESPNRLLKLLGEIEEHFEPERLAAVARELTKKFEEVTRGTIAELKAEYEQRDSIKGEIVVVISGKGYSE is encoded by the coding sequence GTGTCCACACTTTTTATAGTAGCAACTCCCATAGGTAACCTTCAGGATTTATCGCCCAGAGCAGTTGAGGTTTTACAGTCGGTAGATTACATCGCTTGCGAAGACACCCGAACTTCCGGGCACCTCCTCCAAAGGTTTCAGATTGATAAGCCTACCTTCTCTTTTCACCAACACAACGAACACCGAAAAGTTGGGCACCTGATGAATATTCTGGATGCTAATCAGGATGTAGCACTTATCAGTGATGCCGGGATGCCGGGTATTTCTGATCCGGGGTTTTTGGCTGTGCGCGCCGCTCAAAACGGGAACCACACTGTTAGTGTAATACCCGGACCTGACGCCGCTACAACTGCTGTGGTAGCCAGCGGACTCCCTTGTGACCGGTACATCTTTGAAGGCTTTCTTCCCCACAAGAAAGGAAGACAGAAAAGATTGGGGCAACTTTCGGAAGAAGAGCTGACCATCATAATTTATGAAAGTCCAAATAGGCTGCTAAAGTTGTTGGGTGAAATTGAAGAACATTTTGAGCCCGAAAGACTGGCGGCTGTAGCCCGTGAGCTCACTAAGAAGTTTGAAGAAGTAACCAGAGGAACCATAGCCGAACTCAAGGCAGAGTATGAGCAAAGGGATTCCATCAAAGGTGAAATCGTGGTCGTAATTTCAGGAAAAGGATACTCAGAATAA
- a CDS encoding DNA-binding response regulator — MNILVIEDDPSVRTLVKAVLEHNGNSVSTADNATNGESNAIGGDFDMIILDLGLPDGDGYEVCKNIRGANVTTPVLILSGEQETDVKVKCLKVGADDYLTKPFNTEELIARMDAIKRRTESGGEQQLICKELRVDLLKREFSINSDKVQLTNNEFNLLVYFLKNRNRVITQEELAEKVWDIHFDTQTNYINVYISYLRKKIREHTEVDYIETIRKKGFVFRCE; from the coding sequence ATGAATATACTTGTAATTGAAGACGACCCGTCTGTTCGTACTTTAGTTAAAGCAGTGCTTGAGCATAATGGAAACTCTGTTTCTACTGCTGACAATGCCACTAATGGAGAGTCTAATGCTATAGGCGGTGATTTTGATATGATCATATTAGACCTTGGCCTTCCTGATGGCGATGGATATGAAGTTTGTAAGAATATCCGAGGTGCTAATGTGACTACACCTGTGCTAATCCTTTCTGGAGAACAAGAGACAGACGTAAAAGTTAAATGCCTGAAAGTGGGCGCGGATGATTATCTGACAAAGCCTTTTAATACTGAGGAATTGATTGCACGTATGGATGCAATCAAACGCCGTACCGAATCGGGTGGGGAGCAGCAGTTAATTTGTAAAGAGCTCAGAGTTGATTTACTAAAGCGTGAATTTTCTATCAACAGTGATAAAGTACAGCTCACAAATAATGAGTTTAACCTATTGGTTTATTTTCTGAAGAATAGAAACCGGGTGATTACACAAGAAGAGCTAGCCGAGAAAGTGTGGGATATTCATTTCGATACACAAACCAACTACATCAATGTGTACATTAGCTATCTGAGAAAGAAAATCAGAGAGCATACAGAAGTTGATTACATTGAGACCATTCGTAAAAAAGGATTTGTATTCCGCTGCGAATAA
- a CDS encoding glycosyltransferase: MSSRELKVLIIGKVWPEPASSAAGSRMIELIDFFQSEGYDITFAAAASNKEFSVELNELGIQSAQIKLNNSSFDHFVIELNPDIVLFDRFMTEEQFGWRVTECCPNALKILDTEDLHCLRLARQQAWKEGREFNQSDLFNDTAKREIASILRCDLSLIISEYEMKLLKEVFRIDERLLLHLPFMLDNINENTVRNWTPIDKRNHFISIGNFLHEPNWNAVLYLKEEIWPLIRKEIPEAELHIYGAYSSQKVEQLHNPKQGFLVKGRAEDAKEVVGNSRVLLAPLRFGAGLKGKLIEAMQCGTPSVTTSIGAESMHGDLTWPGFIEDDPNLFAEKAIELYLDDTKLLAAQENGIQIINQRYNKMVWRKHFKKGIDQVLDKLQSHRQQNFMGSILQYHMAASTKFMSKWIEEKNRITD, from the coding sequence ATGAGTAGTAGAGAGTTAAAGGTATTGATAATTGGGAAAGTCTGGCCGGAACCTGCTTCATCGGCAGCTGGCTCGAGAATGATTGAGCTTATCGATTTTTTCCAATCTGAGGGTTATGATATCACTTTTGCTGCTGCAGCCTCAAACAAAGAATTTTCTGTTGAGCTAAATGAGTTAGGTATTCAATCAGCTCAGATTAAGCTAAACAATTCCTCTTTTGATCATTTTGTAATTGAGCTAAATCCGGATATCGTTTTGTTTGATCGTTTTATGACCGAAGAACAATTTGGATGGCGCGTTACTGAATGTTGCCCGAATGCGTTAAAGATTTTGGATACCGAAGATCTCCACTGCCTAAGACTAGCCCGACAGCAAGCATGGAAAGAAGGGAGGGAGTTCAATCAATCAGATTTGTTTAACGATACGGCTAAGCGTGAAATTGCAAGTATTCTTCGATGCGACCTCTCGCTGATAATTTCGGAGTACGAAATGAAGTTACTTAAAGAAGTTTTTCGGATTGATGAACGCTTACTTTTGCACCTTCCATTCATGTTAGATAATATTAATGAGAATACTGTAAGAAACTGGACACCAATTGATAAACGTAATCACTTTATATCTATTGGTAACTTCTTACACGAACCCAATTGGAATGCCGTATTGTATTTGAAGGAAGAGATATGGCCTTTAATAAGGAAGGAAATCCCTGAAGCTGAACTGCACATTTATGGAGCCTATTCTTCTCAAAAAGTGGAGCAACTGCATAATCCAAAGCAAGGGTTTTTAGTAAAGGGGAGGGCAGAAGACGCAAAAGAGGTGGTAGGTAATTCGAGAGTTCTTTTAGCACCTTTGCGGTTCGGTGCCGGACTGAAAGGGAAGCTGATCGAAGCAATGCAGTGTGGCACGCCGAGTGTAACAACATCAATTGGAGCTGAGTCAATGCACGGTGACCTGACCTGGCCGGGTTTTATAGAAGACGATCCCAATCTGTTTGCTGAAAAAGCAATTGAGCTGTATCTGGATGACACAAAGTTGTTAGCAGCTCAAGAGAATGGTATCCAAATTATTAACCAGAGGTACAACAAAATGGTTTGGAGAAAGCACTTCAAGAAAGGAATTGATCAAGTTTTAGATAAACTTCAAAGCCATCGGCAACAGAACTTTATGGGATCTATCTTACAATACCATATGGCTGCAAGTACCAAGTTTATGAGCAAATGGATTGAGGAGAAGAACAGGATTACAGATTAG
- a CDS encoding glyoxalase/bleomycin resistance/dioxygenase family protein has product MNFKPTGLNHITIRVNRIDASKEFYGDILGLELVRTMGQSMAVYRIGEKDTLVIVEAETSYDPTSRDFRVDHFGFYVDEPKQVDELAKYFREKEVTIMSGPANRKKGRFLFVADPDGNMIEYFYEEEE; this is encoded by the coding sequence ATGAATTTTAAACCAACAGGGTTAAACCACATTACTATTAGAGTTAACCGTATTGATGCCTCTAAGGAATTTTATGGAGATATCTTGGGACTTGAATTGGTGAGAACCATGGGCCAAAGTATGGCCGTTTATAGAATCGGTGAGAAAGATACGCTGGTAATTGTTGAAGCCGAAACCAGTTATGACCCTACTTCAAGAGATTTTAGAGTAGATCACTTCGGTTTTTATGTAGATGAGCCCAAGCAGGTTGATGAACTTGCCAAGTATTTCAGGGAGAAAGAAGTTACCATCATGAGTGGGCCTGCAAACCGTAAGAAAGGGCGATTTTTATTCGTTGCTGATCCTGACGGAAATATGATCGAGTACTTTTATGAAGAGGAAGAATGA
- a CDS encoding carboxypeptidase: protein MKRIFTLLLFLLLAISSEITAQSALTVEHRQHAQDLINKAMGSDLAWERLTYMADTFGPRFSGSQNLEDAIDWIVETMEDDGFDKVWTQPVMVPHWVRGEESATLLSPREKDLPMLSLGGTVATPKDGISAEVIVVKSFEELEKVKDQVKGKIVLYNAEFTSYGRTVQYRVNGAIEAARHGAVASIIRSIGPYSMKTPHTGTMYYDDEVPKIPHAAITVEDAMLIQRLYDRGETIEINLNIQAETLPDFESRNVIAEIKGTEYPEEIIVLGGHIDSWDVGQGVMDDGGGCVAAWEAVRLMNELGIKPKRTIRVVLWTNEENGLRGAEEYHRWVKEEEKSLGNHVLAMESDAGVFDPIGFGFSGSDEAYEILSEIGETLSVIESGEVSKGGGGADIGPLMRDGVPGMGLSVDGSKYFWYHHTDADTMDKLDKEDFNECVATMAVFAYAVADIEERLPK, encoded by the coding sequence ATGAAACGCATCTTCACTTTACTGCTATTCTTGTTACTCGCTATTTCTTCTGAAATCACTGCACAATCTGCTCTTACTGTAGAACATCGGCAACATGCTCAGGATCTCATTAATAAGGCTATGGGAAGTGATCTTGCCTGGGAGCGACTAACGTACATGGCCGATACCTTTGGTCCTCGGTTCAGTGGTTCCCAAAATCTGGAAGACGCCATCGACTGGATTGTTGAAACTATGGAAGATGATGGGTTTGATAAAGTTTGGACACAACCAGTAATGGTTCCGCATTGGGTTCGGGGCGAAGAATCAGCAACTTTACTCTCTCCCAGAGAAAAAGATTTACCGATGCTTAGTCTCGGTGGCACGGTGGCTACTCCGAAAGATGGCATTTCAGCGGAAGTGATAGTCGTAAAAAGTTTTGAGGAACTGGAAAAGGTAAAAGACCAGGTGAAAGGTAAAATTGTTCTCTATAACGCTGAATTCACATCGTATGGAAGAACGGTTCAGTATCGCGTAAACGGAGCTATTGAGGCGGCAAGACACGGGGCCGTGGCGAGTATAATTCGTTCAATAGGTCCTTATTCTATGAAGACCCCACATACGGGTACCATGTACTACGATGATGAGGTTCCAAAAATACCTCATGCTGCAATCACCGTTGAAGACGCCATGTTAATTCAGAGGTTGTATGATCGTGGCGAGACGATTGAGATTAACCTGAATATTCAGGCTGAGACACTGCCTGATTTCGAATCCAGAAACGTTATTGCTGAAATTAAAGGCACAGAATATCCGGAAGAGATTATAGTACTTGGCGGACATATTGACTCTTGGGATGTTGGTCAGGGTGTGATGGATGATGGAGGAGGATGTGTAGCCGCCTGGGAAGCAGTACGGTTAATGAATGAGCTTGGCATCAAACCAAAAAGAACCATTCGTGTTGTTTTATGGACCAATGAAGAAAATGGTTTGCGCGGAGCTGAGGAATATCACCGCTGGGTAAAAGAAGAAGAGAAATCTTTAGGAAATCATGTGCTTGCCATGGAATCTGATGCGGGTGTTTTCGACCCTATTGGTTTTGGGTTCTCAGGTAGCGATGAAGCTTATGAAATTCTTTCTGAAATTGGAGAGACTCTCTCTGTTATTGAGTCTGGCGAAGTCTCTAAAGGCGGTGGCGGTGCAGATATTGGTCCACTGATGCGGGATGGTGTTCCGGGTATGGGCTTATCTGTTGATGGTTCTAAATATTTTTGGTACCACCACACCGATGCAGATACTATGGATAAATTAGATAAGGAAGACTTTAACGAGTGCGTGGCTACCATGGCTGTTTTCGCCTACGCCGTAGCTGATATTGAGGAACGGTTACCCAAATAA
- the raiA gene encoding ribosomal subunit interface protein, with the protein MKTTFTARHFEASADLQQYSRDSVEKLEQFYDRIVMCDIILQPTPADENPQQAELIVKVPRKILKAKESATTYEQALHSAVEVISRQLKKYKEKMHATH; encoded by the coding sequence ATGAAAACCACATTCACAGCACGTCACTTTGAAGCAAGTGCAGACCTACAGCAATACAGTCGCGATAGTGTAGAAAAATTGGAGCAGTTTTATGACCGTATTGTAATGTGCGATATTATTTTACAGCCTACCCCGGCCGATGAAAATCCTCAACAGGCTGAGCTTATTGTAAAAGTACCCAGAAAGATATTAAAAGCTAAAGAATCTGCTACAACTTATGAGCAGGCTTTACATAGCGCCGTAGAAGTTATTAGCCGGCAGTTGAAGAAATACAAAGAGAAAATGCACGCAACCCACTAA